The Mycolicibacterium flavescens genome has a segment encoding these proteins:
- a CDS encoding membrane-associated phospholipid phosphatase translates to MASHTPRLVVSALAAVAVYALLWVGVAQQWTWLADIDFAALDAFYPIGADHPGWVLGWDIFCLALGPGMFRVVTIALIVVAFVRRRIRIAIFLIVTVELAGLVTEIAKGAADRPRPDTAFVTALGTSFPSGHALGVLVAVFALLTVALPAVRPAARAWLIAAGIAIVTLIGVGRVVLNVHHPTDVVAGWALGYAYFVLCLLLVRPSRPITEAAETPEAPGIAR, encoded by the coding sequence ATGGCATCACACACACCTCGGCTGGTGGTATCGGCGCTGGCCGCGGTCGCGGTGTATGCCCTGCTATGGGTCGGTGTCGCGCAGCAGTGGACGTGGTTGGCCGACATCGATTTCGCTGCGCTCGACGCCTTCTACCCGATCGGCGCAGACCATCCTGGATGGGTGCTCGGATGGGATATTTTCTGCCTCGCTCTGGGGCCGGGCATGTTCCGCGTGGTGACCATTGCTCTCATCGTCGTCGCGTTCGTGCGCCGCCGGATCCGCATCGCGATATTCCTGATCGTCACCGTCGAACTGGCCGGACTCGTCACCGAGATCGCGAAGGGAGCCGCCGACCGTCCCCGCCCGGACACCGCGTTCGTCACCGCGCTGGGAACATCGTTTCCCTCCGGCCACGCCCTCGGGGTGCTGGTCGCGGTCTTCGCCCTGCTGACCGTCGCTCTGCCCGCCGTGCGTCCGGCTGCACGCGCTTGGCTCATCGCGGCGGGCATCGCCATCGTCACCCTGATCGGGGTCGGCCGGGTGGTGCTCAACGTCCACCACCCGACCGACGTCGTGGCCGGATGGGCTTTGGGTTACGCCTATTTCGTGCTGTGCCTCCTGCTCGTGCGGCCGTCGCGGCCGATCACGGAAGCGGCCGAAACACCGGAAGCGCCCGGTATCGCACGCTGA